The following proteins are encoded in a genomic region of Diadema setosum chromosome 18, eeDiaSeto1, whole genome shotgun sequence:
- the LOC140241869 gene encoding uncharacterized protein: protein MMAHSDSASDGEGGGGPRPENVGKTCSGNGDQESSPTNRTNSGEGAGSVAGGSTCRRSRRKQSDPRRLDSEILNVVRMDEDNVDISADAMDDEDDDDADEGDVNVDTDGYREHNQIDDEVFVRSKLKSESIALDCSGRTTRESSPRSSHSPIKSIHSKVDMDNNHGQDQLDDVTCQPEDLSVGKKKRGNNRVVLAIPSVIRPRPQSLAVQRDFVNDARDLHDSGNRSEKQQPAHSFKTLSGELQSQSNLMALERDYRLKFTPDYDAEDRESSSYINDPDFLHHGQPRFAIGHNQKLALDPDCPSSSPDLHCDSKNGKTSPSTSTSSSSSTSPSSKASKKQQRSYKNLSRSRRIVANARERNRVHTISAAFEGLRRAVPSYSHNQKLSKLAILRIACSYILALAKLADLDYSSDDQQQAMSFEDCVDLCTHTLQAEGRSKRRKGAME, encoded by the coding sequence ATGATGGCACACTCAGACAGTGCTAGCGATGGCGAAGGAGGTGGAGGTCCGCGTCCAGAGAACGTCGGAAAAACTTGTTCCGGCAATGGTGACCAGGAATCCTCGCCTACCAATCGAACGAACAGTGGAGAAGGGGCGGGGTCGGTGGCAGGGGGTTCCACCTGCAGAAGGAGCAGACGAAAACAGAGCGATCCCCGACGACTTGACAGTGAAATATTGAATGTGGTGAGGATGGATGAAGATAATGTCGACATCAGTGCCGACGCCatggatgatgaggatgatgatgacgcCGATGAGGGTGATGTTAATGTAGATACCGACGGTTACAGGGAACATAATCAAATCGACGACGAGGTCTTTGTAAGGAGTAAATTAAAGAGTGAATCAATCGCTCTGGATTGTTCAGGCAGGACAACACGAGAATCTTCACCTCGTAGTAGCCATTCGCCGATCAAGAGTATACATAGCAAAGTTGATATGGACAACAATCATGGGCAGGACCAACTCGATGATGTTACATGTCAACCCGAAGATTTAAGCGTTGGTAAGAAAAAGCGTGGTAATAATCGTGTTGTTTTAGCAATTCCGTCTGTCATCAGGCCCCGTCCTCAATCATTAGCCGTGCAACGTGACTTCGTCAATGATGCCAGGGACTTGCATGATTCCGGAAATCGTTCGGAGAAACAACAGCCAGCACATTCTTTCAAGACCTTATCGGGTGAATTGCAAAGCCAGAGTAATTTGATGGCTTTGGAAAGAGACTATCGCTTGAAGTTTACGCCGGACTACGACGCGGAGGATCGTGAGTCAAGTTCTTACATCAACGACCCAGATTTCCTCCATCATGGCCAACCCCGATTCGCCATCGGGCACAACCAAAAACTCGCTCTCGATCCCGATTGTCCTTCTAGCAGTCCCGATCTCCACTGCGATTCAAAGAACGGAAAGACTTCTCCATCGACATCGACATCGTCGTCCTCATCTACGTCCCCGTCATCGAAAGCGTCAAAAAAGCAGCAGAGATCGTACAAAAATCTTAGTCGGTCGCGTCGGATCGTGGCAAACGCCCGAGAACGCAACCGAGTGCATACCATAAGCGCGGCTTTCGAAGGACTCCGGCGGGCGGTCCCATCGTACTCCCACAACCAGAAACTGTCCAAGCTCGCGATTCtcaggatcgcatgcagctacaTCCTAGCCCTGGCCAAACTGGCCGACCTCGATTACAGCTCCGACGACCAGCAACAGGCGATGAGCTTCGAGGACTGCGTTGACCTCTGCACCCACACGCTACAGGCGGAAGGGAGATCAAAAAGACGAAAG